CCAGCAAATTATTGAAACGGTGCGTCTGCACCGGGGACTGTCCAAAAAGGAAGCCCGGGAGCATGCGGTGGAAATGCTGCGTAAGGTCGGCATACCAAGACCGGAAGCCATTATTGACGAATATCCGCATCAATTGTCGGGAGGCATGCGCCAGCGGGTGATGATCGCGATGTCGATCTCCTGCAGTCCGGAGCTGCTGATCGCGGACGAGCCGACAACCGCGCTTGATGTGACGATTCAGGCTCAGATTCTGGATCTGATCCGCCGTCTCAACGAGGAGCAGGGCACGGCCGTTATGATGATTACCCACGATTTGGGCGTCGTTGCGGAAATGTGCCACCGGGTCGCGGTCATGTACGCCGGCAAAGTTGTGGAGGAAGGCTCGGTGCACGATATTTTCAAAAATCCGCTGCATCCTTACACCCAGGGACTCATCGCCTCCGTGCCGAGAATGGACGAGACCCGCGAGCGATTGTATTCCATTCCGGGCAATGTGCCTATTTTGAGCAAAAATATGCAGGGCTGCCGGTTTGCGTCGCGCTGTTCCCATGTTATGGATATATGCCGCCAGTCTCTGCCGGAGCTTACGCTTCAGGAGAACCGGCACAGCTGCAGATGCTGGCTGCATGACGGTAGTCAGGAGGATGCGGTATGAGTGAACATTTGCTGGAAGTTAAGGGACTCAAGAAATACTACCCGATTATAAAAGGGTTTCTGAATAAAACGCAGGGCTACGTCAAGGCGGTGGACGATATTTCGTTCGCGGTCCGCAGAGGCGAGACATTCGGTCTGGTGGGAGAGAGCGGCTGCGGCAAATCGACGACCGGACGCTCGCTGCTTCGGCTGATCGAGCCGACGGCCGGGGAAATCCTTTTTGAGGGGCAGGACATCCGCAAGCTTTCTATGGAAGAATTGCGCAAACGGCGCCGGGATATGCAGATTGTATTCCAGGACCCGTTCTCTTCGCTGGACCCGCGCAACACCGTGGAGCGGATTCTGGAGGAGCCAATGATCGTGCATGGCGTTGGCGACGCGAAAGAGCGCAAGGCCGCCGTTCAGCGGCTGGCCGACGTCGTCGGCCTGTCGAAGGCCCACCTTCAGC
This region of Paenibacillus sp. URB8-2 genomic DNA includes:
- a CDS encoding ABC transporter ATP-binding protein, with the translated sequence MIQPILKIENLHTHFFTEKGEVPAVDGVDLYINPGEVLGVVGESGCGKSVTSLSVLKLVPSPPGRIVDGRIVFKGTDIVPLKEKEMRKIRGNAVSMIFQEPMTSLNPLFTVGQQIIETVRLHRGLSKKEAREHAVEMLRKVGIPRPEAIIDEYPHQLSGGMRQRVMIAMSISCSPELLIADEPTTALDVTIQAQILDLIRRLNEEQGTAVMMITHDLGVVAEMCHRVAVMYAGKVVEEGSVHDIFKNPLHPYTQGLIASVPRMDETRERLYSIPGNVPILSKNMQGCRFASRCSHVMDICRQSLPELTLQENRHSCRCWLHDGSQEDAV